One part of the candidate division WOR-3 bacterium genome encodes these proteins:
- a CDS encoding LptF/LptG family permease produces MKIIYRFYGKEILKYTFLAFLSLATIYLLIDFFESLSYFVQYQTGYREILVYYLYTLPSVISLLLSPSLILAIFFVFGRAIRFNEPNILKTMGINPKSLFKIPFFLSLIFSLFLFFNQEVIEIKSKINLENLKKERIEKRKKEEERSKSDVYYLGENNIVYYIKELLLPGTMKNFSIMALDLKKGLKKRYDGKIAFYKDGKWLGYDVYCYDFFKGENNLSHYDSLILDFLKETPKELFAEMREPEMMNFLELYSQIKKFQKAGFKMDKEMVNFHSRFSYP; encoded by the coding sequence ATGAAGATTATTTATCGTTTTTATGGAAAAGAAATCTTAAAATATACTTTTCTTGCCTTTCTCTCTTTGGCAACAATCTATCTTTTGATTGATTTTTTTGAATCCCTTTCCTATTTTGTTCAATACCAGACAGGATACCGAGAGATTTTAGTTTATTATCTTTATACCTTACCAAGTGTTATCAGTTTGCTTTTAAGTCCTTCATTGATTTTGGCAATATTTTTTGTTTTTGGTCGGGCAATAAGGTTTAATGAGCCAAATATCTTAAAAACAATGGGAATAAATCCCAAATCCCTTTTTAAAATCCCCTTTTTTCTCTCTTTAATTTTTTCTCTATTTCTCTTTTTTAATCAAGAGGTTATTGAGATAAAAAGCAAGATAAATCTTGAGAATTTAAAGAAAGAACGAATTGAGAAAAGGAAAAAAGAAGAAGAGAGAAGTAAGAGCGATGTATATTATTTAGGTGAAAATAATATCGTTTATTACATTAAAGAGTTGTTACTACCGGGAACAATGAAGAATTTCTCAATTATGGCTTTGGATTTAAAAAAAGGTTTAAAGAAGAGGTATGATGGCAAAATTGCTTTCTATAAAGATGGAAAATGGCTCGGTTATGATGTCTATTGTTATGATTTCTTCAAAGGAGAAAATAATTTATCTCATTATGATTCGTTAATCTTGGATTTTTTAAAAGAGACTCCGAAGGAACTTTTTGCCGAAATGAGAGAACCAGAGATGATGAACTTTTTGGAACTTTATTCCCAAATTAAAAAATTTCAAAAAGCCGGCTTTAAAATGGATAAGGAAATGGTAAATTTCCATAGTCGGTTTAGTTATCCAG
- a CDS encoding LptF/LptG family permease → MIIQKQVIKEYLFPLIFSIIVLTFIMLMDRMFILADLLIKKGVKMSIVFEIALYSLPYVLAYILPVATLIAGLSTFGRLSQDNEIIALKVTGINITKIIKIPIFFIIFLSLFMVFFNNFLWPESEFRVRNLLLDLARKKPQIKIREGIFFEDFSPYVIYIGYLEEKTGKMKDILIFKKEGEITPIFIFAKEGILKEQEENYFTFILKNGEAHQLEKNERYRQIIFEIDTINIPYEDELVRRERSYRSIREMNIIQLFKNIKEINKEIKNLKGKIKDFKKEKINEEIKSARIKEEETKLKYKIRERERFLLEFHKKTALGFANIFFLLFGIALGLVIKKGSIGISFILGLVYFAFYYVLLLLFEEMVLRGKILALFGIWLPTVINLPFAVYFLYKKIKE, encoded by the coding sequence ATGATTATTCAAAAACAGGTAATTAAAGAGTATCTCTTCCCTTTAATTTTTTCAATAATTGTCCTTACTTTTATTATGCTGATGGATAGGATGTTTATTCTTGCTGACCTTTTAATAAAAAAGGGCGTAAAAATGAGTATTGTGTTTGAGATTGCCTTATATTCTTTACCTTATGTTTTAGCCTATATTCTACCAGTGGCTACTTTAATTGCCGGACTAAGTACTTTTGGCAGACTTTCCCAGGATAACGAGATAATCGCCCTTAAAGTTACCGGTATTAACATTACTAAAATTATCAAAATACCAATATTTTTTATTATTTTTTTATCCCTTTTTATGGTTTTCTTTAATAATTTTTTATGGCCTGAATCGGAGTTTCGGGTTAGAAATCTTTTATTAGATTTGGCAAGGAAAAAACCGCAGATTAAAATTAGAGAAGGGATCTTTTTTGAAGATTTTTCACCCTATGTCATTTATATTGGCTATCTGGAAGAAAAAACTGGTAAGATGAAAGATATTCTAATTTTTAAAAAAGAGGGAGAAATTACTCCCATCTTTATTTTTGCTAAGGAAGGCATTCTAAAAGAGCAAGAGGAGAACTATTTTACTTTCATTTTAAAAAATGGTGAAGCCCACCAATTAGAAAAGAATGAAAGATATCGGCAGATAATATTTGAAATCGATACTATTAATATTCCCTACGAAGACGAATTGGTACGAAGAGAAAGGAGTTATCGTTCAATAAGAGAGATGAATATTATTCAACTATTTAAAAATATTAAGGAAATAAATAAAGAGATTAAAAATTTAAAAGGAAAAATTAAAGATTTTAAAAAAGAAAAAATAAATGAAGAGATTAAATCTGCCCGAATTAAAGAAGAGGAAACAAAATTGAAATATAAAATAAGAGAAAGAGAAAGGTTTTTATTAGAGTTTCATAAGAAAACTGCTTTAGGTTTTGCCAATATCTTCTTTTTACTCTTTGGCATTGCCTTAGGTTTAGTAATTAAAAAAGGTAGTATCGGAATTAGTTTTATTCTTGGTTTAGTCTATTTTGCCTTTTACTATGTGTTACTTTTACTTTTTGAGGAAATGGTTTTAAGAGGAAAGATATTAGCCCTTTTTGGTATCTGGTTACCAACGGTTATTAATCTTCCTTTTGCTGTTTATTTTCTTTACAAAAAGATAAAAGAATGA
- the mnmA gene encoding tRNA 2-thiouridine(34) synthase MnmA, whose protein sequence is MEKKVVVAMSGGVDSAVAAHLLKEAGYSVIGVTFQIWDKYSIKENEKICCGYYGIRDAQICAEKLKIPHYLIDLREKFNKLIIEDFINKYLSGFTPNPCVECNRYIKFLALLDFAKKVSASHIATGHYAQIIKIGNSYFLKRAKSKKDDQTYFLYPLTDEILEKTIFPLGEKSKKEVREIALKLSLPVAEKKKSQEICFIPDKKYGDFILKILKEEKKNNLNKEGPIYLVENDKITLFGTHKGIYYYTIGQRRGLRIPYKERLYVLKIDKENNAIYVGRKDLVYKKRFLLKKEIWKLEEEKYLCQIRNVHKPSEIKVKKFKEDILICEFLNPQWAITPGQKAVFYDLNNEIVLGGGTILEVLDDYSKTGN, encoded by the coding sequence ATGGAAAAGAAAGTAGTGGTGGCGATGAGCGGCGGTGTCGATTCAGCAGTTGCCGCTCATCTTCTAAAAGAAGCCGGTTATTCCGTAATTGGTGTTACCTTTCAAATCTGGGATAAATATTCAATAAAAGAGAATGAAAAAATCTGCTGTGGCTATTATGGAATAAGAGATGCTCAAATCTGTGCGGAAAAGTTAAAAATTCCTCATTATTTAATAGATTTAAGAGAAAAATTTAACAAATTAATAATAGAAGATTTCATTAATAAATATCTTTCTGGTTTTACTCCTAATCCTTGTGTGGAATGTAATCGCTATATCAAATTTTTAGCCCTTTTAGATTTTGCTAAAAAGGTTTCGGCTTCTCATATTGCAACTGGTCATTATGCTCAGATTATAAAAATTGGTAATAGTTATTTTTTAAAAAGGGCGAAGAGTAAAAAGGATGACCAGACCTATTTTCTTTATCCTTTAACCGACGAAATATTAGAAAAAACTATTTTTCCTTTGGGAGAGAAAAGTAAAAAGGAAGTAAGAGAAATCGCTTTAAAACTTTCTTTACCGGTAGCAGAAAAGAAAAAAAGCCAAGAAATCTGTTTTATTCCCGATAAGAAGTATGGTGATTTTATTTTAAAAATTTTAAAAGAAGAAAAGAAGAATAATTTAAATAAAGAAGGTCCGATTTATCTCGTAGAGAATGATAAGATAACTCTTTTCGGAACTCACAAAGGAATTTATTACTATACCATTGGTCAAAGGAGGGGATTAAGAATTCCATATAAAGAAAGACTCTATGTCTTAAAGATTGATAAAGAAAATAATGCTATTTATGTGGGTAGAAAAGATTTGGTTTATAAAAAGAGATTTTTGCTTAAAAAAGAAATCTGGAAATTGGAAGAAGAGAAATATTTATGCCAAATAAGGAATGTCCATAAACCGAGCGAAATAAAAGTGAAGAAGTTTAAAGAAGATATATTAATTTGTGAATTTTTAAATCCCCAGTGGGCGATAACTCCTGGTCAGAAAGCAGTTTTTTATGATTTAAATAATGAAATTGTCCTCGGTGGCGGTACAATTTTAGAGGTATTGGATGATTATTCAAAAACAGGTAATTAA
- a CDS encoding sigma-70 family RNA polymerase sigma factor, protein MLSKHTEEIKKSLIKPKEEIKSLPLPESELIKRAKEGNDEAFEMLISRYEKKIYNLAYRFLNNEEDAAEVLQETLIRAYRFIKKFQERSSFYTWLYRIAVNVSLRKLKKRSKEEKVVSLDENVPGYEEIPQEIPDETQNPEIIYQRKQLQEAVRRALEELPDAYRSVVFLKDVEGLSNKEIAEILKLTVPAVKSRLHRGRLFLREKLKHLIKI, encoded by the coding sequence ATGTTAAGTAAACACACCGAAGAAATCAAAAAAAGTTTAATAAAACCTAAAGAAGAAATAAAATCATTACCTTTACCCGAAAGCGAACTGATAAAAAGGGCAAAAGAGGGCAACGATGAAGCTTTTGAAATGTTGATCAGTCGCTACGAAAAAAAGATTTATAATTTAGCCTATCGATTTTTAAATAATGAAGAGGATGCAGCAGAAGTTTTACAAGAGACCTTGATAAGGGCTTATCGTTTTATTAAAAAATTTCAAGAGAGGTCAAGTTTTTATACTTGGCTTTATCGGATCGCAGTTAATGTTTCTTTGAGAAAATTAAAAAAACGTTCCAAAGAAGAGAAGGTTGTTTCACTTGACGAAAATGTTCCTGGTTATGAAGAGATTCCTCAAGAGATACCTGATGAAACTCAGAATCCGGAGATAATTTATCAACGGAAACAACTCCAAGAGGCGGTAAGAAGAGCTTTAGAGGAATTGCCGGACGCTTATCGTTCGGTAGTATTTTTAAAGGATGTGGAAGGGTTATCCAATAAAGAAATTGCTGAGATTTTAAAACTTACTGTTCCCGCAGTTAAATCCCGCCTTCATCGAGGAAGGTTGTTTTTGAGAGAAAAACTTAAACATTTAATTAAAATATGA
- a CDS encoding SoxR reducing system RseC family protein, producing the protein MDCFYGYIKEIKGNRAVVKVSVNPKCLGCGGKGGCAVFAKKEERELEVYNSIGAKIGDLVIIDYPEKRDLIFLFLFGLPILGILCGVYVGFAIFKKEIYALLFSFLFLLIGLLLLKVFQSLLLKKERYLPKIREIIKEEK; encoded by the coding sequence GTGGATTGTTTTTATGGCTATATCAAAGAAATAAAAGGAAATCGGGCAGTTGTTAAGGTTAGTGTTAATCCCAAATGTTTGGGTTGTGGTGGAAAAGGGGGTTGTGCGGTGTTTGCCAAAAAGGAAGAGAGAGAATTGGAAGTTTATAATTCCATCGGTGCTAAAATTGGTGATTTGGTTATTATTGATTATCCGGAAAAAAGAGATCTAATCTTTCTCTTTCTTTTTGGTTTACCAATCTTGGGGATACTTTGTGGTGTCTATGTTGGTTTTGCTATTTTTAAAAAAGAAATTTATGCCCTTTTATTTTCTTTTCTGTTTCTTCTTATCGGCTTGCTTCTTTTGAAAGTCTTCCAAAGTCTTTTATTAAAAAAAGAAAGATATCTACCAAAAATAAGAGAAATAATTAAGGAGGAAAAATGA
- a CDS encoding sulfite exporter TauE/SafE family protein — protein sequence MDLGFFIKPILLGLANGYFCVSYCLPVVFPYLLSIDRLKTSLKLIFYFLFGRLIGYLLFGLLFSLLGKNISSLIAFKSLIIPLLYIFISLLLLLYGIILSFPHIPLCQIFKREFHSNFYLFFIGLIMGINLCPPFLLSLISVIEMAEVIKGLLFFLLFFLATSIYFFPLIFFSYLTRYKLTKIISQVSAIFAGGYFLFKGINDLLKF from the coding sequence ATGGATTTAGGTTTTTTTATTAAACCAATCTTATTGGGTTTGGCAAATGGCTATTTCTGTGTTAGTTATTGCCTGCCGGTAGTTTTTCCTTATCTTTTATCAATTGATAGGTTAAAAACAAGTTTAAAATTAATCTTTTATTTTCTTTTTGGTCGTTTGATTGGCTATCTTTTATTTGGCTTATTATTTAGCCTTTTAGGGAAAAATATCTCTTCTTTGATTGCTTTCAAAAGTCTTATTATTCCGCTCCTTTATATTTTTATTTCCCTTTTACTTCTTTTATACGGAATTATTCTTTCTTTTCCCCATATCCCTTTATGCCAAATTTTTAAAAGAGAATTCCATTCTAATTTCTATCTTTTCTTTATCGGTCTTATTATGGGAATAAATCTCTGCCCACCTTTTTTACTTTCCCTTATTAGTGTAATAGAAATGGCAGAAGTAATCAAAGGTCTTTTATTCTTTCTTTTATTTTTCTTAGCAACTTCTATCTATTTTTTTCCATTGATATTTTTCTCTTATTTAACCCGTTATAAGTTAACGAAAATTATTAGCCAAGTAAGCGCAATCTTTGCCGGTGGGTATTTTCTTTTTAAAGGAATAAATGACCTTTTAAAATTCTAA
- a CDS encoding SBBP repeat-containing protein, whose amino-acid sequence MKIKIIKLSKKINKFILVGFLFFNLIGSSQEWVIRYNGEDNLPDGAKAIVIDRNGNIYVTGASTGRNSFLDIVTIKYRPNGEVCWITRFNGPDNYDDIPAKLILDKKGNLYITGTTYYRRGMIVESDFVTLKYDTSGNLIWVVFYDGPGSSYYDYDQAVSLITDSLGNIYVIGQSSGGISTFLDYALIKYDSLGRTLWVRRYETEYWDQPWDIILDDSNNIYITGGSGGGGPTHYDYLTLKYSQDGVLLGAMLYSGPALNFDVARALSLDYQKNIYVTGTSWLSSNGRMGIVTIKYNPEGRMVWEAIYPDAEAQDILVKGNNIYILGNAITASGSDILLVKYNSNGSEIWSQTYNGPVSGDDYGVKIVLDNLENIYLTGISPGENGNDYVIIKYDSGGQRLWIRRYDWGNDDNPYDIEIDTFNNILITGESYDTLTSWDYLTIKYSNTSEIVEKENLISKIDLKIIQELEIIKIEYWLPRKTKMALKFYNPLGKLVKIISKIEEKGNHTEYLRKNNLNNGIYLLVLEIPYSKIIKKFPVLK is encoded by the coding sequence ATGAAGATTAAGATAATAAAATTAAGCAAAAAGATTAATAAATTTATATTGGTGGGATTTTTATTTTTCAATTTAATAGGTTCCTCTCAGGAATGGGTAATCCGTTACAATGGAGAAGATAATCTTCCGGATGGAGCAAAAGCAATTGTTATTGATAGAAATGGTAATATTTATGTTACTGGCGCGAGTACTGGAAGAAATTCTTTTCTTGATATTGTTACAATAAAATATCGACCAAATGGAGAAGTATGCTGGATAACAAGGTTTAACGGACCTGATAATTATGATGACATTCCAGCAAAATTGATATTAGACAAAAAAGGAAATTTGTATATTACCGGAACTACTTATTATCGCCGAGGTATGATTGTGGAAAGTGATTTTGTAACTTTAAAATATGATACCAGTGGAAATTTAATATGGGTAGTTTTCTATGATGGACCAGGAAGTAGTTATTACGATTACGACCAAGCCGTCTCTCTTATAACAGATAGTTTAGGAAATATTTATGTCATCGGACAAAGTTCTGGCGGTATAAGTACTTTTTTAGATTACGCTCTTATTAAATACGATTCTCTTGGTAGGACATTATGGGTAAGAAGATATGAAACAGAATATTGGGATCAACCTTGGGATATTATTTTGGATGACTCTAATAATATTTACATAACCGGCGGAAGCGGTGGAGGTGGACCTACTCATTATGATTATCTAACATTAAAGTATTCGCAAGATGGTGTATTATTAGGAGCAATGTTATATAGTGGTCCGGCTCTTAACTTTGATGTTGCCAGAGCACTCTCCCTTGATTATCAAAAGAATATATATGTCACCGGTACGAGTTGGCTCTCTTCTAATGGAAGGATGGGAATAGTTACTATCAAATATAATCCCGAAGGAAGAATGGTTTGGGAAGCTATATATCCCGATGCTGAGGCACAAGATATTTTAGTAAAAGGAAATAATATTTATATATTAGGTAACGCAATAACTGCTAGTGGTAGTGATATTCTTTTAGTAAAATATAATTCTAATGGTTCAGAGATTTGGTCGCAAACCTATAATGGACCGGTTTCCGGAGATGATTATGGAGTTAAAATAGTATTAGATAATCTTGAAAATATCTATCTTACCGGTATAAGTCCTGGAGAAAATGGAAATGATTATGTAATTATCAAATATGACTCTGGAGGTCAAAGATTATGGATAAGAAGGTATGACTGGGGTAATGATGACAATCCTTATGATATAGAAATAGATACTTTTAATAATATTTTAATAACCGGCGAAAGTTACGATACTCTAACCTCTTGGGATTATTTAACAATAAAATATTCTAACACAAGTGAAATAGTTGAAAAGGAAAATTTAATTTCTAAGATTGATTTAAAAATTATTCAGGAGTTAGAAATTATCAAGATTGAATATTGGCTACCAAGAAAAACAAAAATGGCTTTAAAGTTCTATAACCCTTTGGGCAAATTGGTAAAAATTATTAGTAAAATAGAAGAAAAAGGGAATCATACTGAATATTTAAGAAAAAATAATCTGAATAACGGAATTTATCTTCTGGTATTAGAGATTCCTTATTCTAAAATAATAAAGAAATTTCCTGTCTTAAAGTAA
- the amrS gene encoding AmmeMemoRadiSam system radical SAM enzyme has translation MLESSLKEALFYKKLENNKVQCQLCFRQCIILENKTGFCRTRENKKGRLYSLVYNHPQAIQIDPIEKEPMYHFLPGTEILCIGTVGCNFVCQHCHNWHLSQASFKKEESYFLTPKDIIEMAKRKNIKTISFTYNEPTVFYEYILDIAKEAKKNNINIIWHSNGAINKEPLLTLLEYTDGVTIDFKGINNEILMKMSKAKIDNTLKTLKTIKEKGKWLEIVNLLIPTINDQEENIRELCKWIKENLGDDIPVHFTRYFPNYKLTIPPTPISTLEKAYQIAKEIGLKYVYLGNVPGHKYNSTYCPKCNKRLIHRIHFTVIENKIKNGKCPFCHTLICGKWE, from the coding sequence TTGTTAGAAAGTAGTTTAAAGGAGGCGTTATTCTATAAAAAATTAGAGAATAATAAAGTCCAATGTCAATTATGTTTTCGCCAATGTATCATTTTAGAGAATAAAACTGGCTTTTGCCGAACAAGAGAAAATAAAAAAGGAAGACTTTATAGTTTAGTTTATAACCATCCCCAAGCAATCCAAATTGACCCGATTGAAAAAGAGCCAATGTACCATTTTCTTCCTGGTACAGAAATTTTATGTATCGGTACGGTTGGTTGTAATTTTGTCTGCCAGCATTGTCATAATTGGCATCTCTCACAAGCCAGTTTTAAAAAAGAAGAGAGTTATTTTTTAACTCCAAAAGATATTATTGAAATGGCAAAAAGAAAAAATATTAAAACTATCTCTTTCACTTATAACGAGCCAACTGTCTTTTATGAATATATTTTAGATATTGCCAAAGAGGCAAAGAAGAATAACATTAATATCATCTGGCATTCCAATGGTGCGATTAATAAAGAACCCTTATTAACCCTTTTAGAATATACTGATGGAGTAACTATTGATTTTAAGGGAATTAATAACGAGATATTAATGAAAATGTCCAAAGCGAAAATTGATAATACCTTAAAAACATTGAAAACAATTAAAGAGAAAGGAAAATGGTTAGAAATTGTCAACCTTTTAATTCCAACTATAAATGACCAAGAAGAGAATATAAGGGAACTATGTAAATGGATAAAAGAGAATTTAGGAGATGATATTCCGGTTCATTTTACCCGTTATTTTCCCAATTATAAATTAACAATACCACCAACACCAATTTCTACCTTAGAAAAGGCATATCAGATTGCCAAAGAAATTGGTTTGAAATATGTTTATCTTGGCAATGTGCCTGGTCATAAATATAATTCAACCTATTGTCCAAAATGTAATAAGAGATTAATCCACCGGATTCATTTTACGGTTATAGAAAATAAAATAAAAAATGGCAAATGTCCTTTTTGTCATACCTTAATTTGTGGTAAATGGGAATAA